One window of Trichomycterus rosablanca isolate fTriRos1 chromosome 2, fTriRos1.hap1, whole genome shotgun sequence genomic DNA carries:
- the LOC134309264 gene encoding uncharacterized protein LOC134309264: MNLYCLMCIFNSAAKFKSKYYFSMNAYLLYIEANNLVKQFGTEDQMDQIKKLHQVLEQMLHSILFIGNIQDSKCCPEDIFSNSELHDATKKLYPGPFKSYETHLPKRTPFSYFLELVWTCVSPDEEMVKTTLCEVYRCHSHKKKKPLISPVICICEFGSSRYCGASLSCRSKTVGKIMTAVSCAHVWHRYVSSAVMTSINTKRKRRRKNRSIKILCRVECNAYCLKMKEPKKPCLRCHELFSLPGHTRTKNYPGNCAETEAISNLLHAERSVSNQTIIINGAFNQSVIKQRMQAYFEEAISEWRRNDPEQNQSQYSLDKLYVPQQ; this comes from the exons ATGAACTTGTATTGTTTAATGTGTATTTTCAACAGTGCAGCCAAGTTTAAGTCCAAGTATTATTTTTCAATGAATGCGTATCTGCTCTACATAGAAGCCAATAATCTTGTGAAACAATTTGGCACTGAGGATCAAATGGATCAAATTAAGAAACTGCATCAGGTCCTTGAACAG ATGCTCCACAGCATCCTGTTTATAGGCAACATTCAAGACTCAAAATGCTGCCCAGAAGACATCTTCTCAAATTCAGAGCTTCATGATGCCACAAAAAAACTTTACCCTGGACCATTTAAATCGTACGAAACACATTTGCCTAAAAGGACACCGTTCTCCTACTTTCTGGAATTG GTCTGGACTTGCGTTTCACCTGATGAAGAGATGGTGAAGACTACACTGTGTGAAGTGTATAGATGTCATtcacataaaaagaaaaaaccaCTTATTTCACCAGTCATATGCATCTGTGAGTTTGGTAGCTCTAGATACTGTGGCGCGTCTCTGTCTTGCAGAAGTAAAACAGTAGGGAAAATTATGACTGCTGTGTCCTGTGCACATGTTTGGCATCGTTATGTCTCATCTGCTGTAATGACAagtataaatacaaaaagaaaaagacgaAGAAAAAATCGAAGCATAAAAATTCTGTGTCGAGTAGAGTGTAATGCCTATTGTTTGAAGATGAAGGAACCGAAAAAGCCTTGTCTGCGCTGCCacgagcttttttcactgcctGGTCATACTAGAACAAAAAATTATCCAGGTAACTGTGCTGAGACAGAGGCAATAAGCAACCTCCTCCATGCAGAACGCAGTGTGTCAAACCAGACCATTATAATAAATGGTGCATTTAATCAGTCAGTGATAAAGCAAAGAATGCAAGCTTACTTTGAGGAAGCCATAAGTGAGTGGAGAAGAAATGATCCAGAGCAAAACCAGAGCCAATATTCACTTGATAAGCTATATGTTCCTCAACAGTAA